A single Streptomyces sp. 2114.4 DNA region contains:
- a CDS encoding GNAT family N-acetyltransferase produces the protein MIELAPDQLPPLTGWFPAGSPGAAALPEHVRAFGTGRWWADRATAPRALAVACADHVLLRGDPGALAPDALAVFGAHYVQAPARFLPALGIAFDLVVPWERMLYLHRVPVPVPRVPDRVTVRRLTAEDAPALAALTPDAAWLHASWGGPAPLAASGFGWAAFREGDVLAVACTYFQGTRYEDLACFTAPGHRRQRLALACVAALCRDVATRGHVPSWTCSRDHRPSRLLAWTAGFRLAREYVHHLTGKPSRQGAALPA, from the coding sequence GTGATCGAACTCGCCCCGGACCAACTTCCCCCGCTCACCGGCTGGTTCCCGGCCGGCTCCCCCGGGGCGGCCGCGCTGCCCGAACACGTACGGGCCTTCGGCACCGGCCGCTGGTGGGCCGACCGGGCCACCGCTCCGCGCGCCCTGGCCGTGGCCTGCGCGGACCACGTCCTGCTCCGCGGCGACCCGGGCGCGCTGGCCCCCGATGCCCTCGCCGTCTTCGGCGCGCACTATGTGCAGGCCCCCGCCCGCTTCCTGCCCGCGCTGGGCATCGCCTTCGACCTGGTCGTGCCCTGGGAGCGAATGCTGTATCTGCACCGGGTGCCCGTACCGGTGCCGCGCGTCCCGGACAGGGTGACGGTGCGTCGGCTGACGGCGGAGGATGCCCCGGCGCTGGCCGCCCTCACCCCGGATGCGGCGTGGCTCCATGCGAGCTGGGGCGGCCCGGCGCCTCTCGCCGCTTCCGGGTTCGGCTGGGCCGCCTTCCGGGAGGGGGACGTCCTCGCCGTTGCCTGTACGTACTTCCAGGGCACCCGGTACGAAGACCTCGCCTGTTTCACCGCGCCCGGCCACCGCCGTCAGCGCCTGGCCCTGGCCTGTGTGGCCGCCCTGTGCCGGGACGTCGCCACCCGCGGCCACGTCCCGAGCTGGACCTGCTCCCGCGACCACCGTCCCAGCCGGCTCCTCGCCTGGACCGCGGGATTCCGTCTGGCGCGCGAGTACGTGCACCACCTCACCGGAAAGCCGTCCCGTCAGGGAGCCGCGCTTCCCGCCTGA
- a CDS encoding MalY/PatB family protein gives MDPVPRTSPDDPNPLRRLSLDALRRRTSMKWRTYPDDVLPLWVAEMDVPLAEPVAAAITEAVALGDTGYPTGTAYARALAGFARTRWGWDGLVVDRTAIVPDVMLGIVEVLKLLTGPGDPVVVNCPVYPPFYQFVTHMDRRVVEAPLGADLRIDFTALEGAFRHAVADGGRAAYLLCSPHNPTGTVHGAEELSAVAALADRYGVRVVADEIHAPVVAPDAGFVPYLSVPGAESGLSLMSASKAWNLAGLKAALALAGPGAADDLARLPEEVSHGPSHLGIIAHTAALRDGGDWLDAVLRGLDDNRRLLDGLLAERLPAVRYRPAAGTYLAWLDCRPLGLGDDPAAVFLARGRVALSPGAGFGTGGAGHVRLNLATSPELLTEAVRRMAVALA, from the coding sequence ATGGATCCCGTGCCGCGTACCTCCCCCGACGACCCCAACCCGCTGCGCCGGCTCTCCCTGGACGCACTGCGGCGGCGTACGAGTATGAAGTGGCGTACCTACCCGGACGATGTGCTGCCGCTGTGGGTGGCGGAGATGGATGTGCCGCTCGCCGAACCGGTCGCCGCGGCGATCACGGAGGCGGTCGCGCTCGGCGACACCGGCTACCCGACGGGCACCGCGTACGCCCGGGCGCTGGCCGGTTTCGCACGGACGCGGTGGGGCTGGGACGGGCTCGTGGTGGACCGTACGGCGATCGTGCCCGATGTGATGCTGGGCATCGTCGAAGTGCTGAAGCTGCTCACCGGGCCGGGAGACCCGGTGGTCGTCAACTGCCCCGTCTATCCGCCGTTCTACCAGTTCGTGACGCATATGGACCGGCGCGTGGTGGAAGCGCCGCTGGGAGCGGACCTGCGGATCGATTTCACGGCGCTGGAGGGAGCCTTCCGGCACGCCGTCGCGGACGGGGGCCGCGCCGCGTACCTGTTGTGCAGCCCGCACAATCCCACCGGCACCGTGCACGGCGCCGAGGAACTGTCCGCGGTCGCGGCGCTCGCGGACAGGTACGGCGTACGGGTCGTCGCCGACGAGATCCACGCCCCGGTGGTGGCCCCGGACGCCGGGTTCGTGCCCTACCTGAGCGTGCCGGGGGCGGAGTCGGGGCTGTCGCTGATGTCGGCGTCCAAGGCATGGAACCTCGCCGGTCTCAAGGCCGCACTCGCCCTCGCCGGACCCGGCGCTGCCGACGATCTGGCCCGTCTCCCGGAGGAGGTCAGCCACGGCCCCAGCCACCTCGGCATCATCGCCCACACGGCCGCCCTGCGGGACGGCGGCGACTGGCTCGACGCGGTGCTCCGCGGCCTCGACGACAACCGCCGGCTGCTCGACGGCCTGCTGGCCGAACGGCTCCCCGCGGTCCGCTACCGCCCTGCCGCCGGGACCTATCTCGCCTGGCTCGACTGCCGTCCGCTCGGCCTCGGTGACGATCCCGCCGCGGTCTTCCTCGCCCGCGGCCGGGTCGCGCTCAGTCCCGGTGCCGGCTTCGGCACCGGCGGCGCGGGGCACGTCCGGCTCAACCTGGCGACCTCACCCGAGCTGCTGACCGAGGCCGTACGGCGGATGGCCGTCGCACTGGCCTGA
- a CDS encoding GAF domain-containing SpoIIE family protein phosphatase, producing MSLQPDRLGAVTTHPRSPSRRTEEYEDLFAQAPVIFVALGGPSHLLEAANPAFFEAFGGGRTQSGAPIGEVIPELGPQGVLDRLDAVYRTGTTFRARGARLVLGAPGKEREGFFDFTYEPRRDAVGEVDGVIVIAVETTVHHHAQLLASEQRLLLEQIAREAPLGSILTGMARAIEELSPDLIVSVLLADRDGRQLRHGTGPSLPAFYNEAIDGIAIGADVGSCGTAAYLRVPVTVTDIATDHRWKGYRELAERAGLAACWSTPILGTDDRLLGTFAMYHRAPKAPEETDLALSAAFARIAALAIERHHALEAERAAQEREREAREDLAFVLDASTAITREPHYADCLQRLARLTVPTLAPLCSVHVLEDGRTRRIAVAAATPAEEDLLASPVLTGQVDRAVARVLASGATETSRPAASPGDPPGPPGVTGYVSVPLATRGRTFGVLTLLATDRPLDGHAVALAEELARRAASSADNAHQFSDRVQLARDLQAGLLPPELPRIPGADLAAYYHPAGEGPEVGGDFYDVFPLPDDRWAFMIGDVCGRGALAATTTGMVRHTARAAARLLHDPADVVAAINDALTGSPLDEDHFVSLVYGELRHTPSHLALELIRAGHVPPLVRRTDGTVEHVVQSGLLLGISPEFHGACCRLDLAPGDSLVLVTDGITEARSATGEFFDEHRLADALLALPGTASGAAGLIEAVHAAVTAFAGRSTPDDQAALVLTAT from the coding sequence ATGTCCCTACAGCCGGATCGCCTCGGCGCGGTCACCACTCATCCCCGGTCCCCGTCCCGGCGGACCGAGGAATATGAGGACCTGTTCGCTCAGGCTCCGGTGATCTTCGTTGCGCTGGGCGGCCCCTCCCATCTGCTGGAGGCGGCGAATCCGGCGTTCTTCGAGGCGTTCGGCGGCGGCCGTACGCAGAGCGGCGCACCGATCGGCGAGGTGATTCCGGAGCTGGGCCCGCAGGGCGTGCTGGACCGGCTCGATGCGGTGTACCGCACCGGCACCACGTTCCGGGCCCGTGGCGCGCGGCTGGTGCTCGGTGCGCCGGGGAAGGAGCGGGAGGGCTTCTTCGACTTCACCTACGAGCCCCGCCGGGACGCGGTGGGCGAGGTCGACGGGGTGATCGTGATCGCGGTGGAGACCACCGTCCACCACCATGCCCAGCTCCTCGCGTCCGAGCAGCGCCTCCTGCTGGAGCAGATCGCCCGCGAAGCCCCGCTGGGCAGCATTCTGACCGGTATGGCCCGGGCGATCGAGGAGCTGTCGCCGGACTTGATCGTCTCGGTGCTGCTGGCCGATCGCGACGGCCGGCAGCTGCGGCACGGCACCGGTCCGAGCCTGCCCGCCTTCTACAACGAGGCGATCGACGGGATCGCCATCGGTGCGGACGTGGGCTCGTGCGGCACGGCCGCGTATCTGCGGGTGCCGGTGACCGTCACCGATATCGCCACCGATCACCGGTGGAAGGGCTATCGGGAGCTGGCGGAGCGGGCCGGGCTCGCGGCGTGCTGGTCCACCCCGATCCTGGGGACGGACGACCGGCTGCTGGGAACCTTTGCGATGTACCACCGTGCCCCCAAGGCCCCCGAGGAGACGGACCTGGCCCTCAGTGCCGCGTTCGCCCGGATCGCCGCACTGGCCATCGAGCGCCACCACGCCCTGGAGGCGGAACGCGCCGCCCAGGAGCGGGAGCGGGAGGCCCGAGAGGACCTGGCCTTCGTGCTGGACGCCAGCACGGCCATCACCCGCGAGCCGCACTACGCGGACTGCCTGCAGCGCCTGGCCCGGCTGACCGTACCGACCCTGGCCCCGCTGTGCAGCGTCCATGTGCTGGAGGACGGCCGGACCCGGCGGATCGCGGTGGCCGCCGCCACCCCGGCCGAGGAAGACCTCCTCGCCTCCCCGGTGCTCACCGGACAGGTCGACCGGGCGGTGGCCCGCGTCCTGGCCTCGGGCGCCACGGAGACCAGTCGCCCGGCGGCCTCGCCCGGCGACCCTCCCGGGCCGCCCGGCGTCACCGGTTACGTCAGCGTCCCGCTGGCGACCCGCGGCCGCACCTTCGGCGTACTGACCCTCCTGGCCACCGACCGGCCGCTGGACGGCCATGCCGTCGCCCTCGCCGAGGAGCTGGCCCGCCGGGCCGCCTCCAGTGCCGACAACGCCCACCAGTTCAGCGACCGCGTCCAGCTGGCCCGCGATCTGCAGGCCGGGCTGCTGCCTCCCGAGCTGCCCAGGATTCCCGGTGCCGATCTGGCGGCGTACTACCATCCCGCCGGCGAAGGGCCGGAGGTCGGCGGCGACTTCTACGATGTCTTCCCGCTCCCCGACGACCGCTGGGCGTTCATGATCGGCGATGTCTGCGGGCGCGGCGCACTGGCCGCCACCACCACCGGCATGGTCCGCCACACCGCACGCGCCGCCGCGCGTCTGCTGCACGATCCGGCGGACGTGGTCGCCGCCATCAACGACGCGCTCACCGGGAGCCCGCTCGACGAGGACCACTTCGTCTCCCTCGTCTACGGCGAACTGCGGCACACCCCGTCGCACCTCGCACTGGAGCTGATCCGGGCCGGTCATGTACCGCCGCTCGTGCGCCGCACCGACGGCACCGTCGAGCATGTGGTCCAGTCGGGCCTGCTCCTGGGGATCAGCCCGGAATTCCACGGCGCCTGCTGCCGGCTCGACCTCGCGCCGGGCGACAGCCTGGTGCTGGTCACCGACGGCATCACCGAGGCCCGCTCCGCCACCGGCGAGTTCTTCGACGAACACCGCCTGGCCGATGCCCTTCTCGCCCTCCCCGGCACGGCGTCCGGTGCCGCCGGTCTCATCGAGGCCGTCCATGCCGCGGTGACCGCCTTCGCGGGCCGGTCCACCCCCGATGACCAGGCCGCTCTGGTGCTCACCGCCACCTGA
- a CDS encoding APC family permease translates to MAASAGSPPRAAARHRLRAWMLEGLADMAKHHPGPHAGAQSAHRGQRWWRVMCLTGVDYFSTLGYQPGIAALAAGVLSPVATLVLVLVTLAGALPVYRRVARESPHGQGSIAMLERLLSFWKGKLFVLTLLGFAATDFLITITLSAADAATHLVENPHLTSALQNGRLVITLVLIALLGAVFLKGFLEAIGVALVLVGLYLGLNVVVVLAGVWHVATAPHVVTDWSHALTTEHGSALAMVGVALLVFPKLALGLSGFETGVAVMPHIEGDPDDTEERPTGRIRGAKKLLTTAAVIMSVFLIITSFLTTLLIPEPAFRPGGPANGRALAYLAHEYLGSAFGTVYDVSTIAILWFAGASAMAGLLNLMPQYLPRYGMAPHWARAVRPMVLVFTLVAFLVTWIFDADVDAQGGAYATGVLVLISSAAIAVTITARRARERGWTIGFAVISVVFLYTTVANVVERPDGVKIGACFIAGIILLSFLSRLARAFELRVTSVVLDETAERFIHDAAHRKIRFIANEPDQRDLAEYRDKLQQIRTDNDLPVDDDFIFVEVTVGDPSEFESELRVRGEVMHGRFRVLALESSTISNALAALLLHVRDATGARPHIYFEWTEGNPFAQFLRFFLFGQGEVAPVTREVLREAEPDRDRRPRVHVG, encoded by the coding sequence ATGGCCGCCTCCGCCGGTTCTCCTCCCCGGGCCGCAGCACGGCATCGCCTGCGCGCATGGATGCTGGAGGGCCTGGCCGACATGGCCAAGCACCACCCCGGGCCGCACGCGGGTGCCCAGAGCGCCCACCGTGGACAGCGGTGGTGGCGGGTCATGTGCCTGACCGGAGTCGACTACTTCTCGACACTCGGCTATCAGCCGGGCATCGCCGCCCTGGCCGCGGGCGTGCTGTCGCCGGTCGCCACCCTCGTCCTGGTCCTGGTGACGCTGGCCGGCGCGCTGCCGGTGTACCGGCGGGTGGCCCGGGAGAGCCCGCACGGCCAGGGCTCGATCGCCATGCTGGAGCGGCTGCTGTCCTTCTGGAAGGGCAAGCTGTTCGTGCTGACCCTGCTGGGGTTCGCGGCCACCGACTTCCTGATCACCATCACCCTGTCGGCCGCCGACGCCGCCACCCACCTGGTGGAGAACCCGCACCTCACCAGCGCCCTGCAGAACGGCCGGCTGGTCATCACGCTGGTCCTGATCGCGCTGCTGGGCGCGGTGTTCCTCAAGGGCTTCCTGGAGGCCATCGGGGTGGCCCTCGTCCTCGTGGGCCTCTACCTGGGGCTCAATGTGGTGGTGGTCCTCGCCGGAGTCTGGCATGTGGCCACCGCGCCCCATGTCGTCACCGACTGGTCCCATGCCCTGACCACCGAGCACGGCAGCGCCCTGGCGATGGTCGGCGTGGCCCTGCTGGTCTTCCCGAAGCTGGCCCTGGGCCTGTCCGGGTTCGAGACCGGCGTGGCCGTCATGCCCCATATCGAGGGAGACCCCGACGACACCGAGGAGCGTCCCACCGGGCGCATCCGGGGCGCGAAGAAGCTGCTCACCACCGCCGCCGTGATCATGAGCGTCTTCCTCATCATCACCAGCTTCCTCACGACCCTGCTCATCCCCGAGCCGGCGTTCCGGCCCGGCGGGCCCGCCAACGGACGCGCCCTGGCCTACCTGGCCCACGAGTATCTGGGCTCCGCCTTCGGCACGGTCTACGACGTCTCCACCATCGCCATCCTCTGGTTCGCCGGCGCCTCGGCGATGGCCGGCCTGCTGAACCTCATGCCGCAATACCTGCCGCGCTACGGCATGGCCCCCCACTGGGCCCGCGCGGTGCGCCCGATGGTGCTGGTCTTCACCCTGGTCGCCTTCCTGGTGACCTGGATCTTCGACGCGGATGTGGACGCCCAGGGCGGCGCCTACGCCACCGGCGTCCTGGTCCTGATCAGCTCCGCCGCGATCGCGGTGACCATCACCGCACGGCGCGCCCGCGAGCGGGGCTGGACGATCGGCTTCGCGGTGATCTCCGTGGTGTTCCTCTACACCACCGTGGCGAATGTCGTCGAGCGCCCCGACGGAGTGAAGATCGGTGCCTGCTTCATCGCCGGGATCATCCTGCTGTCGTTCCTCTCCCGCCTCGCCCGCGCCTTCGAGCTGCGGGTGACCAGCGTCGTGCTCGACGAGACGGCCGAACGGTTCATCCACGACGCCGCCCACCGCAAGATCCGCTTCATCGCCAACGAGCCCGACCAGCGCGATCTGGCCGAATACCGCGACAAGCTCCAGCAGATCCGCACCGACAACGACCTCCCGGTCGACGACGACTTCATCTTCGTCGAGGTCACCGTCGGCGACCCGTCCGAGTTCGAGAGCGAACTACGGGTACGCGGCGAGGTCATGCACGGCCGCTTCCGGGTGCTCGCCCTCGAAAGCTCCACCATCTCCAACGCCCTGGCCGCGCTGCTGCTGCACGTACGCGACGCCACCGGAGCGCGGCCGCACATCTACTTCGAGTGGACCGAGGGCAACCCGTTCGCCCAGTTCCTCCGCTTCTTCCTCTTCGGACAGGGGGAAGTCGCTCCCGTCACCCGTGAAGTCCTGCGCGAGGCCGAACCCGACCGCGACCGGCGCCCCCGCGTCCACGTCGGCTGA